A genomic region of Raphanus sativus cultivar WK10039 chromosome 6, ASM80110v3, whole genome shotgun sequence contains the following coding sequences:
- the LOC108810664 gene encoding stress-induced protein KIN2-like: MSDKQNLSYQAGQATGQTKEKASGLMDKAKDAAASAQDSMQHAGQQMKQKAQGAADVVKDKTGLNKNH, encoded by the exons atgtcaGACAAGCAAAACCTAAGCTACCAAGCCGGGCAAGCCACTGGCCAGACTAAG GAGAAGGCAAGTGGTCTTATGGACAAGGCCAAAGATGCTGCTGCTTCAGCTCAAGACTCCATGCAACAT GCTGGACAGCAGATGAAGCAGAAGGCACAAGGAGCTGCTGATGTGGTCAAGGACAAAACTGGCCTGAACAAGAACCATTGA
- the LOC130496913 gene encoding rhamnogalacturonan I rhamnosyltransferase 1-like, producing MCKAEKFLYHKKLLQEMKVKYHLGGGDSKVVVDKFNNSLVSKSRMSLWMIRAITLLLLWSCFVHLVAVGGMWGPRLLKGWPSCFNTHHDLPISAAVLEMTSLPIKIPLPPKRIYQNNGYLMVSCNGGLNQMRAAICDMVTIARYMNVTLIVPELDKTSFWNDPSEFKDIFDVDHFITSLRDEVRILKEVPPRLKRRVELGVYHTMPPISWSNMSYYQDQILPLVKKHKVLHLNKTDTRLANNELPVNVQKLRCRVNFNGLRFTPKIEELGRRVVKILREKGPFLVLHLRYEMDMLAFSGCSHGCNRYEEEELTRMRYAYPWWKEKVINSELKRKEGLCPLTPEETALTLSALGIDRNVQIYIAAGEIY from the exons ATGTGTAAAGCAGAGAAGTTTCTATACCACAAGAAGCTCTTACAGGAGATGAAGGTTAAGTATCATCTAGGAGGAGGAGATAGCAAGGTTGTTGTTGACAAGTTCAACAACTCCTTGGTTTCCAAGTCTCGTATGAGCCTATGGATGATTCGTGCTATCACCCTACTGTTGCTATGGAGTTGTTTTGTTCATTTGGTGGCAGTGGGAGGGATGTGGGGACCAAGATTGTTGAAAGGCTGGCCTTCTTGTTTCAATACTCACCATGATCTCCCAATCTCTGCTGCTGTACTAGAAATGACTTCTCTTCCCATCAAAATCCCCCTCCCTCCTAAAA GGATATATCAGAACAATGGCTATCTTATGGTTTCTTGCAATGGAGGACTCAACCAAATGCGAGCTGCG atatgtGATATGGTGACTATTGCAAGATACATGAATGTCACACTTATTGTCCCAGAGCTTGACAAGACCTCTTTTTGGAATGATCCtag TGAGTTCAAAGACATATTCGATGTGGATCACTTCATAACTTCTCTAAGGGATGAGGTTCGTATACTCAAAGAGGTTCCTCCACGGCTTAAGAGAAGGGTTGAGCTTGGCGTGTACCACACTATGCCTCCTATCAGCTGGTCCAACATGTCCTACTACCAAGACCAGATTCTTCCCCTGGTGAAGAAGCACAAGGTCTTACATCTGAACAAGACCGATACTCGACTTGCCAATAACGAACTTCCTGTGAATGTTCAGAAGCTGAGATGCAGAGTAAACTTCAACGGGCTTAGATTCACTCCAAAGATTGAGGAACTAGGCAGAAGAGTGGTCAAGATTCTGAGGGAGAAAGGTCCCTTTCTGGTCCTCCACCTCAGATACGAAATGGACATGCTGGCTTTCTCTGGTTGCTCCCATGGTTGTAACCGCTACGAAGAGGAAGAACTCACAAGAATGAg ATATGCTTATCCATGGTGGAAGGAGAAAGTAATAAACTCAGAGTTGAAGAGGAAAGAAGGTCTTTGCCCATTGACTCCAGAAGAAACAGCTCTGACACTATCTGCCTTGGGGATTGACCGTAATGTTCAGATTTACATAGCTGCAGGAGAGATATAC